A region of the Myxococcus stipitatus DSM 14675 genome:
AGTTCTTCGGCATCGGCGGAAACATGCCCGCGTACAGCCTGGAAGCACTCTCGAACGAGGACTTGGGGGCGCTGCTCACGTACCTCGGCCTGTAGTAGGAAGCGCGCATGGGGTTTTGGAAGAAGCTCTTTGGTGGTGGGAAGGACGACGCGGGCTCGAAGGAAGTGGTGAGCCCGCGTGAGTATCTGCTTCGCGAGGTGGAGGCCGCGCTGGCCGAAGACCCCTCGGTCGAAGAAGTGGGACGCCTGAAGGACGACTACGGCCTGCACTTCACGAGGGACGGCGAGTCCGTCCAGACGTTCCTCGACAACCTCTTCGCGGAGACCCGCGAGCTGTCCCCCGAGCAGCGCTCACAGGTCATCCGCCGCTTCCTCGGCGCCTTCGCGAAGACGAGTGACCGGCAGCCCACGTGGGAAGAGGTGCAGTCCCAATTGCTGCCCGTGGTGCGCGCGGCCGCGTTCGGCGTGATGGCACCTCCGGCGGACTCGCCCACGCGCACGCTGGTGGCGCGCCACACCCTCCCGTTCCTGCGCGAGCTGCTGGTGGTGGATCAGCCCGACGCGTCCATGTATGTGCAGTACGAACACCTGAACGAGTGGGGCGTCTCCGAGGAGGAGGCCTTCGTCACCGCCTTCGCCAACCTCGCGAGCATCCGGGACGTGGGCGTGGACCTCCAGGAGGAGCGGCCCAGTCCCATCTGGTCCGTCGACTCGGAGGACTCGTATGAGACGTCGCGGCTGCTGCTGCCGGGCTTCCTCGCGTCCTTCGCGGGCCGCGTGTCGGGGCGCCCCATCGCCGTCATCCCCACGCGCTCCACGCTGGTCATCGCCGGAGACCAGGACGCCGCCACGGTGAGCCGGCTGTGCGAGCTGGGCGAGCGCGAGTTCGACGCCAGCGCGCGCAGCATCTCCCCCGCGCTCTACACCGTGGACGACGCGGGCCGCGTGGTGCCCTACCGCAGGCCCGGCCAGGACGCGCTCGCGCTGCGCATCCGCCGCACGCACGTGCGCCTGGCCATGGGTGAGTACACCGCCCAGAAGGAGTTCCTGGACGAGCAGCACGAGGCGAAGGAGGTGGACCTGTTCGTCGCCAGCTACGGCGCGCTGGTCCGCGAGAAGGACGAGTCGCCGCTGTCCTGGTGCAGTTGGAGCGATGACGTGGACGCGCTCCTGCCGGAGACGGACGTCGTCGTCCTGGCCCTGGGCGAGGAGGACCTCGTCCCCGTGCCCTTCTCCGTCGTGCAGCGCCTGGCCCCTGGTTGCCTCACGCGGGTGCCGGAGCTGTGGCCGGTGCGCTACCGCACCACGGCGTGGCCCCAGCCGAAGGTGCTCGAGCAGCTGCGCGCGGCGGCCGTGGACATCTCGACGTACGAAGTTCCCTGACCTTCTCGGAGCGGACGATGCTCGCGTGCTTGGACGTGGACTACCGCTCGGAGGTCACCGTCGCCGCCTGTGTCGTGTTCCGCGACTGGACGGACGCCGCCGAGGCCGCGCACCACGTGGAGCGCGGACCTCCGGCCGAGTCCTATGAGCCGGGGCAGTTCTACCGCCGGGAGCTGCCCCACCTGCTGAAGGTGCTGGCCCGGGTGCCCGAGACACTGGAGGCCATCGTCGTGGATGGCTATGTGTGGCTGGGTGAGGAGAAGCCCGGCCTGGGCGCCCACCTGTACGAGGCCCTGGGCCGCGCGGTGCCCGTCATCGGTGTGGCGAAGACGGCCTTCCACTCCAGCAACAACGCCGTCCCCGTGCTGCGAGGCCAGAGCCAGCGCCCCCTCTTCGTCACCGCCGTGGGCCTGAGCCCCACCGCCGCCGCGGCGCACATCCAGCGCATGCACGGCGACGCGCGCAGGCCCACGCTGCTGGGCCGCGTGGACCGGCTGTGCCGCGAGGCGTGACGGACTTGTATCCCTGACACATCTGTCATGTCCGCCCAGGGCGACGCACCCCGCCCCGGGCCGCGCCTCCTCGGAGAAAGTCAGACACACTATCGGTACGGCTCTTGCTGAGGGGTGAGTCCCCATGCGTCCCCCACGCCTCCAGCGCCGCCAGGTCCTCTCGGGCCTGTTGCTCGTCCTCGTCATCTCCGCGTGTCCCGACCAGAAGCGGCCGCTCACGCGCGCGGAGGTGGAGGCCATCACCTTCACGCGGCTGGAGCGCTTCGGGACGGAGCAGGCGTTCGACTTCCACCTGGAATTGCTGGAGCGGATTCGGGACAGCCTGTGGTCGGGCGGTGGCCCCGTCCTGGGCTGCGGCGGCGCGAGCGGCGATGAAGGGGGGCTCGCACCGGAACCTCCCGCGCAGGACCCGTCCATCACGCACAACCAGGAGTCCGGCGTCGACGAGGGTGACATCGTCAAGGCGGTGGGTGACTGGTTCGTCGTCCTGCGCCGAGGCCGGCTCTTCACCGTGCGACAGGTGGAAGGCGCGTTGCAGCCGGTGGCCCAGGTCGCCGCGTATCCAGTGGGGTTCGCCAGCAGCACCTGGTACGACGAGATGCTGGTGTTCGGCCGCCGCATCGTCGTCGTGGGCTACAGCTACACCTTGAGGTCGACGGAGGTGGGCCTCTTCCGCCTCGACGACGCGGGGGGGCTGACCCATGAGGGCACGCACTTCATCGGCTCCGGCGACTACTACTCGGCACGGGGCTACGCGAGCCGGCTGGTGAATGGCACGCTGGTCTTCTACATGCCCGTCATCCTCTCGGGCCAGCGGGGCCTGCCGCCGGAGCTGCCCAGGGTGCGCTCGTGGCTGAGCGGCGTCGGGTTCTCCGCGTGGAACCCCGTGCTCTCGCGGATGGACATCTACAAACCCTTGCAGACCACCTTGTGGCCCATGTTGCACACGGTGGTGCGGTGCGACCTGAACGCGCCGGCCTTCTCGTGCACGGCGAGCGCGCTGATGGGGCCTCACGGGCAGACTTTCTACGTGTCGCGCGAAGCGGTGTACGTCTGGGTCTCTCCGGGCTTCGAGTCGTGGACCGTCGAGGGCGAGAAGTATGACCCGGAGCGGGTTCGCGACTCGGTGGTGTACCGGATGCCGCTGGACGGGGGGGAGCCCTCCGCCCTGCGCACGCGAGGCAGCCCGACGGATGCCTTCTCCCTGCGGGAGAACGCGGACGGACACCTGGATGCGCTGCTCGTGGCCCAGGCCGGGAAGTGGGGACGGGAGCTGTCCCAGGTCGATGGGCCCATGGCCTTGATGCGCGCGCCGCTCGCGGACTTCTCCCAGGAGCTGGCGCCGTTCCGGCCGGAGCACTTCACCGTGCTGCCGGGCCCCTCGCAGGGCCTCCGGCAGAATCGCTTCGTGGGCAACCACGTGCTGTGGGGCTCGGGTGAGGCGAAGGATGCGTGGAGCACGACTCCGGGCGAGCAGACGGTCTGGGTGACGGACCTGCGCTCGCCGCGTGAAGTGCACCGGCTCTCGCTGGGGCACACGGTGCTTCGGCTGGAGGCGCTGGGCCCCCAGGGGGCGCTCGTGGTGGGCGAGGACCCGGCGGGCCTGCACCTCACCTCGCTGGCGCTGGGGGACGGCGGGCCCGAGCGGCGCGGCTACTTCCGGCACCAGGGCTCGACGCAAGGCGAGACGCGCAGCCATGGCTTCTTCTTCAAGGCGGGGGCGGACGGGGGCGGTGTGCTGGGACTGCCCTTGAGGCTCCAGGGTGAGCAGTGGAGACACCTGACCTACGGCTCGGCGGAGGTGTCCTTCATGCGCGTGGACCCGGACTTGCGGCTGACGAACCTGGGGGCGCTGAGGGCCTCGGAGACCTCGCCGGTCTACGACGCTTGCAGCACGTCGTGCGTGGACTGGTACGGCAATGCGCGCCCCATCTTCTACCGGGACCGCGTGTTCGCGCTGATGGGCTACGAGCTGCTGGAGGCGCGTGTCACCGGGAGCGCGGTGGAGGAGTCCTTCCGCGTGTCGTATCTGCAACCGGCGCGCTGACAGGGCCCTTCGCCCCGCTGGAAAACCCCGCTCCATGGGCATACCTTCCGGGGACCCATGGGCGGCGCGTCTCCTTCACAGCTCGGCTTGTTCGACACCGACGCGCGAGAAGCGGCCGTTGCCCCCTCGTCCGAGCGTCGCCTGCCGGAGCGGGAGGAGGCGCTGTTGCAGGCCGCGAACCTCGCTCGGCGGCTGTCTCAGCGACTGGGCGTGCCGGTCCATCTGCGGCTCACCGACAACCGCGCCACGCTGGTGAGCTTCCGCCACGTGGACTCGGGGCTCCGGCTGCGGCTGCATCATCTCTTCCTCGAGGCACCCGACGACGTGGTGCAGGCCATCGCGCGCTACGCCGCCCGCTCCGATGCGAGCGCGGCGGAGCGGCTGGAGACCTACGCGAGCGAGCGGCAGGGGTTGGTGCGGCGCGAGCGGCGGCCCGGCAAGGCCCTGCGTTCGCGGGGTCGGTGTTTCGACTTGCGCGCCATCCTGGCGAGGCTGGATGCCGAGTGGTTCGGCGGCCGGGTGCGCGTGGACATCGGCTGGGCGCGGCGGCCGGCGAAGGGGCGGCGGCGGAGCATCCATGTCGGGGGCTATGACGCGCGGCTGCGGGAGATTCGCATCCACCCCGCGTTGGATCGGCCGCATGTCCCGGCGTTCGTGGTGGACTACCTGGTGTTCCACTCGATGCTTCATGCGGACCTGCATGAAGAGGAGGGGGGCGGGTTGGACTCGGAGGGACGCTGCGCGCGAGGGCATTCGGCGGCGTTCCTTCAACAAGAGGACACCTTCCCCTTGCGGGACACGGCGCAACGGTGGCTACAGGACAACCACACGTCGCTGCTGCGGGGCTGAGCGTCGAGACGTCCGCACATCGAGTGTGTGGTCCGAGAGGTTGTCCAAGCTCTGGAAAAGCTTTCATGGCGACGCCTGGGGGGCCGCTGCATGCTCAGGGGTGATGCGCTACTTCAACGTGGACGAGGCGAACCGGCTGGTGCCGCTCCTGAGCCGAACCTTCGAGCACATCCGCCCGTGGGTGGAGCGCGTGCAGCAACTGGTGGAGACGCTCGGCACTCCCGAGGGCAAGGCCCTGGCGAACCACGAGGCGCTGCGCGAGGAGCGCGACGCGCTGCTGGAGAAGGTGCGCCTGGAGCTGCGTGAGTTCCACGAGATGGGGCTGGAGATCAAAGGGGCGCAGGGGCTCGTCGACTTCCGGGCGCACCGGGGAGAGGAGCCGGTGTACCTGTGCTGGAGACTGGGTGAGCCCGCTGTGTCTCACTGGCATGGGATGTATGACGGCTTCTCGGGACGCCGCCCCATCGACAGCCCGGATGAGTTCGCTCCTACCTATCTGAGCTGAGCGGCGATTGCTCTTCACGCTTCAGCGCTTGGATGAGCCCGTGGTCGTTGTACACAGCACCAAGCGGAACGAATCCACCGTCGACCCGCCTGGTCACGACACGGCTGAAGCCGATGTACCCATGCACCGTGCAGGTCCCGGGTGAGGCCACATCGAACACCAGGGTATCGGCTCCCCACGTCTCTCCGGTGTCCTGATTGAGGAAGTGCGTCGGCTGCCACTTCCACCCCGGTCCGTTGAGTGCTTCGAGTGCGGCCCCGAGAAACAGGACGGACTTCGAGGCAGGTGCCGCGGGGTCTCCCGGTAGCTCACACGTCCGGCCAGCGTGCTCGACACCTTCTCTCATCGGGGAGACATGGCTGATGACCCACTTGGACTCATGGGTCTCATCGTCAAAGAACAGAGCGCAATAGCCTGACACCTCGGAGCCAGCGCGAGCCTGCATCATGGCCGTACACGCCACGTCGACGAGCTCATCCATGTCGTCGTAGGGACCGACAATATCGCCCTCGTATCGAACGGGTCCGTTGGGGGTGTCGTGGACACGAACATCCAGAGTCGTGCGGACGGTCGCACATCCTCCTGACCCCAACAGGCAGGTGCAGGCCGTGGCCATCGCGACTCGACGCGCTGTCACTTGATCCCCACGATACGCCCCTGTTCATCAATGGCGTACACGGTCTCCACATCGAGGAGCGTCGTGGTCAGGCCACACCTCTCGATGGAGGGAAAGAAGAAGACATAGAAGATGCCACCCTCGCCCTTCTTGATGGAGACCTCATAGGTGCTGGGCTGGGAGAGGCAGCGAGCCAGGCGTTCATCCGCCGTGTTCGACTCGACGCCGTGGGAGAAGTAGTGCTTGAGCGCGGTATCGAGAGCGAGCACCGCCGGACCCTCCATCACGGTCGCGCCTTCCCAGCTCGAAGGATATTGAAGCCGTCGGGCCTCTTCGGGCGGCGCCCACTCGAGCTTGGGTTGCTTGACGTACCCGAAGAAGGAGCACGCGGTCGAGGAGAGCGCCAAGAGCACCACGAAGAGCACGGTCCTCATGGGCTCAAGGAATCCAGTGCTGCCCTTCGAACGGCTGGAAATCACCATCACGTCCCACCGCCTTGCCAATCGGGACCCACTTTCCATCTCGAAGGGCCGAGACCACTCGAGAGAAGTAGTTGTACATGAACGTCCGGCACACGCTGGCCCGCCAATCCCAGTAGAACAGAAGCAGCTTCCGCTCCCACACCTGCTGAGTCCCCGGCTCGGCGACACGGGCAACGCCCCCCAGGGGAGACCATCCTTCTGCACGCCCCTTCCCCAAGTCTCCCTTGGAGAACTCGGGGTTGTGCGGATGGTTGTGCGAGGGGCCGAGCAACAGCGCCGTCTTGCGGTCCAACGTATGGATGGCCGTCGGAACAGCGCAGAACTTCTCTCCGTTGGGGCGGGTGCCACCGATGTCGGAGAGGTAGCTGAGGTAGTACTTCTGGTCCTCCAGGGTTCGATAGTAGAGCGCGCAGTACTCGAACCCGTGTTTGGCCTGAGAGGCGCTCATCGCCGACGCACCGGGCTGCGAGGTCAGCAGCTTGCACGAGTTCTCGGCCAGGTCCTCGAGCGTGTCGAACGGACCCGCCAGCGGGCCGTCAACCTGAAGCTGCCCGTTGGGTAGCGTGACCACCCGGACGTTCAAGTTGGGTGCATTGCAGCCCGACACCATCGGGCCCACCAGCGAAGCCATGACGAGTGCGCGGCTGGGGAATCTGGGCATGCATGGGTGGCCTCACCCACCGCCAACACTCTTGTAGAGCAGTGCCATCTTGTTGCGCGCGGCCAGCAACTGCTGGCGCAGTGAGTCCGCCTGCCTCCCGATGTCGTTGAAGTCCCGCTCCTCCGCGGACCGCGCCACCGCCTGTGCCTCGTCCGCGACCTCCTTCATCCGGTCCTGCAGCGCCTGGAACGCGGCCACCACCTCCGCGTGCTCCTCCGCTGTCTTCGCCTGCTGCCTGCGCGCCGCGAACTCCTGCATCCGGACGTTCAAGTCCCCCGCGCTCTGCCCCACCGCGCCGTAGCGCACGAGCAAGTCCTTGAAGACCTCCGTGCGCTGCTGGAGCTCCTGCGCTCGCGCATGCACCGCCTCCGCCTGCGCCTGCTGCCTGTCGCGCACCTGCGAGATGGCCCCCACCAACGTGGTGATACGGACACGCAGGTCCTCGTCCATGTCCGCCAACGACGCGAGCGTCGCCGAGGCGCGCTCCAGGTGCTTCTCCGTCTGCAAGGGCAACCCCTGGAGCTGCTGGCTCAGGGCCTCGAACCGCGTCAGCCCCTCCTCCAGCGAGCGGGCGGCTTCGACCAGCGCGGAGTCCTTCGGCGTCTCTCTCTTGCTCATGGGCACCCAGCAACATGCCACGGGCCCAGCCAGGGGCACGAGCGGCCCCTTCCCCGTGCTCGTCACCACGCCCCTCCATCCCCAACTTCCCGAGAGCCGTCAGCACCGTCTGTCGCGAGGTTCACACATGCCCAGGGCCCACTTCCTTTCCGTGCTCGTCGCCGGAGCCACCGGCCTGCAAGGCGGCACCGTGGCGCGCCACCTCCGACAGCGAGGCCACCGCGTCGTCGGCTACGTCCGCAGCGCGGACTCCCCCGCCGCCCGAGAGCTCGAGGCCCTGGGCGTCGAGCTCGCCGTCGGCGACTTCGACGACCTCCCCTCCCTCACCCGCGCCGCGGAGGGCGTCGACGCCTTCTACGCCGTCGCCACCCCCTTCGAGTCGGGCGTCGACGCCGAAATCCGCCACGGCATGAACCAGGTGGACGCCGCTCGCATGGCCGAGGTGAAGCACTTCGTCTACTCGTCCGTCGCCGGCGCGGACCGCCTCACCGGCATCCCCCACTTCGACAGCAAGCACCGCGTCGAACTCCACGTGCGCCGCAGCGGCCTGCCCTTCACCATCCTCGGCCCCACCTTCTTCATGGAGAACTTCAACAGCCCCATGTTCGAGGAAGGACTCAAGGCCGGGGTCCTCGCGCTCGGCCTGCCTCCCACCCACGGCCTCCAGATGGTGGCCATGGAGGACCTGGGCGCGCTCGCCACCCGCGTCCTCGAGGACGCCGAGCGCCACATGGACCGCCGCATCGACGTCGCCTCCGACGAAGTCACGGGCCAACAGGCCGCCGGCCTGCTCTCCATGGTGAGCGGCCACCGCATCCACTTCGAACAAATCCCCCTCGACTACATCCGAGAGCGCAGCGAGGACCTCGCCGCCATGTACGAATGGCTGGACCGCGTGGGCTACCACGCGAACACCGTGACGCTGCGCAACGACTACCCCGACGTGCGCTGGAGCACCTTCGAGGACTGGGCCCGGCGACAGGACTGGAGCGGACTCACCTCGCCCGCCTGGCCTCACGCCGCCGCGGAGCCCACGCCTCCGCCTGCCGGACAATGAAGCCCCACGCCCCCCCGGCTCCGCCCCGGGGGAGCCTTGACGCCTCGCCTCCCCAGCCCTCGCGACTGCCTACCTTGAAACCCGAGGAGGCATCGCATGCGCGCGCTCGTGCCCGCCACCGCCGTGCTGCTGCTGGTGGCAGGCTGTGCAACGGAGAAGAGTCTCAAGCCCTCGACGGAAGCCCAGGTGCTCCCCGACAGGAAGAACACCGCCGTCGCGGAAGCCGGAGGCGTGAGGCTGGTGGCGGATGGCTCCGCGTGGAAGGGCTCCCCCTCCAACCTGGAGGGCACCCTCACCCCCGTCTACGTCCGCCTGGAGAACCAGAGCGGCCGGACCCTCCGCATCGAGAACGAGGACTTCCAGCTCATCGGCGCCCAGTCGCGCTTCCGCTACTCCGCGCTGCCCGCCTTCCCCGTGGGCGCCGCGGAGCGCTCCTCCTCCATGAGGGACGAAGGCACGGGCGGCTCCGGTCGCTCCTCCACGTTCTACGTGGGCGCGGGGCCCGCCTGGCGCACCGGCTGGGGCTGGCGCGGGGGCTGGGGCTCGCCCTTCTACGGGCCGTACTACCCAGGCCCGCCCTACTGGGGCTACCAATGCGAGGAGCCCCTGCCCACCCGCGACATGCTCCGCAAGTCGATGCCCGAGGGCACCCTGGAAGACGGAGGCACCATGCAGGGCTTCCTCTACTTCCAGTCCGTCAGCGGACGCGACGAAGGCGTGGTGCTGCAAGCCCGCCCGGTGGACGCGAACAGCGGCGAGGTCCTGGGGACCCTCGACATCCCATTCCAGGTCAAGCAGTAGCCCCTGAACCCGGGACGTCCATCAGTGCAAGGTCACCGACAAGGGGCGTCGGTGATGGCCATTGAGCAGCGACGCCTCGCGCGGCATCCCCAGCTCGCGGCGGATGTCCTCCCCGCGCAGGGAGAAGCCGAACAGCGGCCCCAGCGGCACCACGTCCAGGAGGCCCGTCACGACAGGGCCCAGGCCCAGCAGGGCCAGGGCGGCGCCTCGAGACGACCCCGCGCGCAGCCCGCCCAACACCAGACAGGAGCCCGTCACGATTCGCAGCCACCGCCCCGCTCGCGATGCCATGAAGCCAACAATCATGTGCACCTCCCACGGCCCCAAGATGCACACGCACCTGCGGGCAACCAAGGGCCGGGCCTCTTCGCTCGAGCACGCCCGCCGGGCCGGGCCTTCAGCCTCCGAAGTCCAGGCCGCTGATGGCGTCGTCCCCCTTCGCCGCCTGGTACACGTGCCACGCGGCGGCCAGGTCCTGGAAGGGCAGCCCCACCGAGGTGAACACCGTCACCTCGTCATCGGAGCGCCGCCCGGGCTTCCTGCCGGCAATCACCTCGCCCAGCTCCGCGTGGATGGCGTCCTCGCCCAGCCCCACGTTGCCCACGGCCCCTCCCGCGAGCGCCAGGCCCCGGTGGTCGCAGAAGACACGCGACTGGCTCAAGAGCTCCGCGGAGACCTCCACCTTGCCCGGCTCGTCCGCGCCCAGCGTGGTGATGTGCGTGCCGGGCCGCACCATGCCCGGGAACAGGAAGGGCTCGCGGCTCCACGTCGCGGTGATGACGAGGTCCGCGTCCTCCACCGCCTCCGCCACCGAGTCCGCCTGGCGCACCGGCATGTTCAGCTCCTGGTACATGCGCGCGCAGAAGGCGAAGGCCCGCGCCGCGTCCGTGTCGAACACCCGCACGTGCGACAGCGAGCGCACCAGCCGCAGGGACTTGAGCTGCATCACCGCCTGCGCGCCCGCGCCGATGAGCGCCACGCGGCTCGCGTCCTGACGCGCCAGCACGTCCGCGGCCAGCGCGCCCACCACGCCCGTGCGCACCGCCGTCAGGTGCCCGGAGTCCATCACCGCGAGCAATTCCCCGGTGGCCGCGTCGTTCAGGTGCAGCACCCCCTGGATGGCCGGCGTCCTCGCGGGGAACTTCGAGTGGGTCTTCACCGTGTACGCGGGGACGTCCGGCAGCGCGCCGGGGAAGAGCACCAGCGCGGTGCCCTCCGCGTGCAGGGGCGCGCGGACGCGCTGAGGTGCCACCGTGCGCGCCAGGGCGTCGGAGCGGAAGGCGTCCCGCATGTCCTCCAACAGGGTGAGCGCCTGGAGGTTGCGAGACACATCGGAACGGGTCAACAGAAGGGTGCGCATCTGCCCTTCACCCTAATCGAGCAGGTGCGCGACGACAGCCCCGACGTTGCCTCGTCCGCCCTGTCTGCGGACGACGAATGGACACATCGCCTGTCCGGCGGGGAGAGACAGGCATTCGAGACAAGCGCTGCGCGGGCTCCCCGGACTCCGAGGGCACGGTGAGGCGCTCGGACGTGTGACGCCCGCCATTCCGGGTGCCCGGCCCTACATACAGAGGCCCTCGTGCCCAGATTCTCGGAACGGACGGTACGAGAGGGCGGCGCCTCGGGAGGAGGGTGATGCAGGAGCCGGAGACACGCCCCGGGCAGCGCGAGTCCGAGCGGACAACACCGCTCAGGGCCTCGGACTTCCTGCGCTCGCATCACGAGGCGCTCCTGGAGGACTGGGAGCGCGCGATGCACGCGCACCCTGTCGGCGAGGGGAAGAAGCACTCGTGGCTGCTCAACCACATGCCGGGCCTGCTCCTCGCGCTGGCGGACGCGCTCGACCTGGGAGAGCAAGGCCCCGAAGTCCCGCTGGTGGATGAGCACGCGATAACGCGGCTGAGCCAGGGCTTCGACGTCGGCGAAGTCGCGGCCGAGTTCGCGCTCCTGCGCAAGTGCATCCTCCTGCGCATCGAGGACCTGCCCCGTCCGCTCGCGCGCGGCGAGCTGGTGCGGCTGGAGGACTTCCTGGACCGCGCGGTGGTGCGCACGGTGCGGCGCTTCGCGGAGGAGCGCCAGCGCCACCTCCACGCGCTGGACCGCATGGCCCAGGCCACGCTGGACAGCCCGCCGGTGGACACCTTCCTCATGCGGCTGCTCACCGTGATGGTGGAGTCAGCCCTGGAG
Encoded here:
- a CDS encoding DUF1444 family protein, encoding MGFWKKLFGGGKDDAGSKEVVSPREYLLREVEAALAEDPSVEEVGRLKDDYGLHFTRDGESVQTFLDNLFAETRELSPEQRSQVIRRFLGAFAKTSDRQPTWEEVQSQLLPVVRAAAFGVMAPPADSPTRTLVARHTLPFLRELLVVDQPDASMYVQYEHLNEWGVSEEEAFVTAFANLASIRDVGVDLQEERPSPIWSVDSEDSYETSRLLLPGFLASFAGRVSGRPIAVIPTRSTLVIAGDQDAATVSRLCELGEREFDASARSISPALYTVDDAGRVVPYRRPGQDALALRIRRTHVRLAMGEYTAQKEFLDEQHEAKEVDLFVASYGALVREKDESPLSWCSWSDDVDALLPETDVVVLALGEEDLVPVPFSVVQRLAPGCLTRVPELWPVRYRTTAWPQPKVLEQLRAAAVDISTYEVP
- a CDS encoding endonuclease V, with product MAPAEGARAAARGGRGHLDVRSSLTFSERTMLACLDVDYRSEVTVAACVVFRDWTDAAEAAHHVERGPPAESYEPGQFYRRELPHLLKVLARVPETLEAIVVDGYVWLGEEKPGLGAHLYEALGRAVPVIGVAKTAFHSSNNAVPVLRGQSQRPLFVTAVGLSPTAAAAHIQRMHGDARRPTLLGRVDRLCREA
- a CDS encoding beta-propeller domain-containing protein translates to MRPPRLQRRQVLSGLLLVLVISACPDQKRPLTRAEVEAITFTRLERFGTEQAFDFHLELLERIRDSLWSGGGPVLGCGGASGDEGGLAPEPPAQDPSITHNQESGVDEGDIVKAVGDWFVVLRRGRLFTVRQVEGALQPVAQVAAYPVGFASSTWYDEMLVFGRRIVVVGYSYTLRSTEVGLFRLDDAGGLTHEGTHFIGSGDYYSARGYASRLVNGTLVFYMPVILSGQRGLPPELPRVRSWLSGVGFSAWNPVLSRMDIYKPLQTTLWPMLHTVVRCDLNAPAFSCTASALMGPHGQTFYVSREAVYVWVSPGFESWTVEGEKYDPERVRDSVVYRMPLDGGEPSALRTRGSPTDAFSLRENADGHLDALLVAQAGKWGRELSQVDGPMALMRAPLADFSQELAPFRPEHFTVLPGPSQGLRQNRFVGNHVLWGSGEAKDAWSTTPGEQTVWVTDLRSPREVHRLSLGHTVLRLEALGPQGALVVGEDPAGLHLTSLALGDGGPERRGYFRHQGSTQGETRSHGFFFKAGADGGGVLGLPLRLQGEQWRHLTYGSAEVSFMRVDPDLRLTNLGALRASETSPVYDACSTSCVDWYGNARPIFYRDRVFALMGYELLEARVTGSAVEESFRVSYLQPAR
- a CDS encoding DUF2203 domain-containing protein, producing the protein MRYFNVDEANRLVPLLSRTFEHIRPWVERVQQLVETLGTPEGKALANHEALREERDALLEKVRLELREFHEMGLEIKGAQGLVDFRAHRGEEPVYLCWRLGEPAVSHWHGMYDGFSGRRPIDSPDEFAPTYLS
- a CDS encoding NmrA/HSCARG family protein, with the translated sequence MPRAHFLSVLVAGATGLQGGTVARHLRQRGHRVVGYVRSADSPAARELEALGVELAVGDFDDLPSLTRAAEGVDAFYAVATPFESGVDAEIRHGMNQVDAARMAEVKHFVYSSVAGADRLTGIPHFDSKHRVELHVRRSGLPFTILGPTFFMENFNSPMFEEGLKAGVLALGLPPTHGLQMVAMEDLGALATRVLEDAERHMDRRIDVASDEVTGQQAAGLLSMVSGHRIHFEQIPLDYIRERSEDLAAMYEWLDRVGYHANTVTLRNDYPDVRWSTFEDWARRQDWSGLTSPAWPHAAAEPTPPPAGQ
- a CDS encoding YgaP-like transmembrane domain, giving the protein MIVGFMASRAGRWLRIVTGSCLVLGGLRAGSSRGAALALLGLGPVVTGLLDVVPLGPLFGFSLRGEDIRRELGMPREASLLNGHHRRPLSVTLH
- a CDS encoding ornithine cyclodeaminase family protein, translating into MRTLLLTRSDVSRNLQALTLLEDMRDAFRSDALARTVAPQRVRAPLHAEGTALVLFPGALPDVPAYTVKTHSKFPARTPAIQGVLHLNDAATGELLAVMDSGHLTAVRTGVVGALAADVLARQDASRVALIGAGAQAVMQLKSLRLVRSLSHVRVFDTDAARAFAFCARMYQELNMPVRQADSVAEAVEDADLVITATWSREPFLFPGMVRPGTHITTLGADEPGKVEVSAELLSQSRVFCDHRGLALAGGAVGNVGLGEDAIHAELGEVIAGRKPGRRSDDEVTVFTSVGLPFQDLAAAWHVYQAAKGDDAISGLDFGG